One genomic region from Drosophila subpulchrella strain 33 F10 #4 breed RU33 chromosome 2R, RU_Dsub_v1.1 Primary Assembly, whole genome shotgun sequence encodes:
- the LOC119548997 gene encoding aspartate aminotransferase, cytoplasmic produces the protein MSIYADVQKGPAIEVFALTQAFKDDSNPSKVNLSVGAYRTDAGVPWVLPVVRKTEISIASDEAVNHEYLPVTGLDTFTSAATELVLGADSPAIKENRAFGVQTISGTGALRIAADFLHRQLNRNVVYYSNPTWENHHKIFSDVGFTTLKSYRYWDQNKRQLDFKNMVADLDQAPPGAVIILHACAHNPTGIDPTQEQWIELADLFEKKKLFPLFDSAYQGFASGDPDRDAWAVRYFVQRGFELFTCQSFAKNFGLYCERAGNLTVVQQHGSTKAAVHSQLTLLIRGQYSNPPAYGARIVSKVLNTPELRKEWMESIQTMSSRIREMRKALRDKLVELGTPGNWDHIVNQIGMFSYTGLNESQVRVLINDFHIYLLRTGRINMCGLNTGNIEYVAKAIHASVTGETAACPCDNKL, from the exons ATGTCAATTTACGCCGACGTTCAGAAAGGACCCGCCATCGAGGTCTTCGCCTTGACACAGGCCTTCAAGGACGACAGCAATCCCAGCAAGGTCAATTTGTCGGTGGGCG CTTACAGGACAGATGCTGGAGTTCCTTGGGTTTTGCCTGTGGTGCGCAAAACCGAAATCTCCATTGCCAGCGATGAGGCTGTGAACCACGAGTATTTGCCAGTGACTG GACTCGATACGTTTACAAGTGCTGCCACAGAATTGGTGCTGGGTGCTGATTCCCCTGCCATCAAGGAGAATCGC GCCTTTGGAGTGCAGACCATCTCGGGCACAGGAGCCCTGCGCATTGCCGCTGATTTCCTGCACAGACAGCTGAACCGCAACGTGGTTTACTACTCGAATCCCACATGGGAGAACCACCACAAGATCTTCTCCGATGTGGGCTTCACGACCCTGAAGTCGTACCGCTACTGGGACCAAAACAAGCGTCAGCTGGACTTCAAGAACATGGTGGCCGATCTGGACCAAGCCCCGCCCGGTGCTGTGATCATCCTGCACGCCTGTGCCCACAATCCCACCGGTATTGACCCCACCCAGGAGCAGTGGATCGAGCTGGCTGATTTGTTTGAGAAGAAGAAGCTCTTCCCACTGTTTGATTCCGCCTACCAGGGCTTTGCCAGTGGCGATCCGGATCGCGATGCCTGGGCCGTGAGGTACTTTGTGCAGCGTGGCTTTGAGCTCTTCACCTGCCAGTCGTTCGCCAAGAACTTTGGCCTCTACTGCGAGCGTGCCGGCAACCTGACGGTGGTGCAGCAGCATGGTTCCACCAAGGCGGCGGTTCACTCCCAGCTGACGCTGCTCATCCGTGGCCAGTACTCGAATCCGCCCGCCTACGGTGCCCGCATTGTGTCGAAGGTTCTGAATACGCCGGAGCTGCGCAAGGAGTGGATGGAGTCCATCCAGACCATGTCGAGCCGCATTCGCGAGATGCGCAAGGCGCTGCGGGATAAGCTTGTGGAGTTGGGAACACCCGGCAACTGGGACCACATCGTCAACCAGATCGGCATGTTCTCGTACACGGGCCTTAACGAAAGTCAGGTGCGCGTTCTGATCAACGATTTCCACATCTACCTGCTGAGGACGGGACGCATCAACATGTGTGGCCTGAACACGGGCAACATTGAGTACGTGGCCAAGGCGATCCATGCCTCGGTTACCGGAGAAACTGCAGCCTGTCCCTGCGACAACAAATTGTAA
- the LOC119551379 gene encoding uncharacterized protein LOC119551379: MTGTGHSRRTLVSCICCCRVESSTMELRRKIAWRILPLFLLAFLLTVGEAYLKSVRVDEIPFAGRKVQVLTSRRSSGIHLISSLEHQRAFLHLFHVPYIICFYAAKGKWPYVPGFMKYRVDNAARSFFHQNDSFIKQFCTKWIQVKECFRPLFDKSNTTTDVEVETLNAKFQKGQICNCDKLLSTEPPVPVVYFDKNYIGNVSSETILTTIEFLESFLPPPTKKHKRKNRVRGRLDDMDID, encoded by the exons ATGACAGGAACAGGACATTCCCGCAGGACACTGGTCAGTTGTATTTGTTGCTGTCGCGTGGAAAGTTCAACCATGGAGCTGCGCCGGAAAATCGCTTGGCGAATTCTGCCCCTCTTCCTGTTGGCTTTTCTGCTAACGGTGGGCGAGGCCTATCTGAAGAGTGTCCGGGTGGATGAGATACCCTTTGCAGGCAGGAAGGTCCAGGTCCTGACCAGCCGTCGGTCCAGCGGCATCCATCTCATCTCCAGTCTGGAGCATCAGCGCGCTTTTCTGCACCTGTTCCATGTGCCCT ACATAATTTGCTTCTACGCCGCCAAAGGAAAGTGGCCGTATGTGCCGGGGTTTATGAAGTACCGCGTTGACAATGCAGCTCGCAGCTTTTTCCACCAAAACGACagttttattaaacaattttgcaCCAAGTGGATTCAGGTCAAGGAGTGCTTTCGACCCCTATTCG ACAAATCAAATACCACCACAGATGTGGAGGTGGAGACACTGAATGCCAAGTTTCAGAAGGGACAGATTTGCAACTGCGACAAGCTCCTCTCAACAGAGCCTCCTGTGCCGGTTGTCTACTTCGATAAGAACTACATTGGAAACGTGAGTTCGGAGACCATTTTGACCACCATTGAGTTTCTGGAGAGTTTCCTGCCACCGCCCACTAAAAAGCACAAGCGCAAGAACCGCGTGCGTGGACGCCTGGATGATATGGATATTGATTAG
- the LOC119550349 gene encoding protein spinster isoform X1, with translation MSLKHQKTSYQPLGTAAAMDNPAMTQSGSSGGSRSSREGLSETHSSQQLLSSDPNSMEIPNIPLPAAVPSRLTSVGRSQWFTVIVLCFVNLINYMDRFTIAGVLTDVRTDFGIGNDSAGLLQTVFVISYMVCAPVFGYLGDRYSRPWIMAVGVALWSTTTLLGSYMESFGWFITFRALVGIGEASYSTIAPTIISDLFVHDMRSKMLALFYFAIPVGSGLGYIVGSKTAHLANNWRWALRVTPILGIVAVLLIVLIKDPERGHSEGSHNLEATTYRQDIKALVKNRSFMLSTAGFTCVAFVAGALAWWGPSFIYLGMKMQPGNENIVQDDVAFNFGVITMVAGLLGVPLGSFLSQYLVKRYPTADPIICAFGLLLSAPLLTGACLLVNSNSAGTYALIFFGQLALNLNWAIVADILLYVVIPTRRSTAEAFQILISHALGDAGSPYLVGAISEAIMNHLHKNPSDSGLTNEMQSMSQVAENPISNVTTALMEATTNMIETVRSASSLSDEYTDREQFEGLQYALFSTSFVEVLGGIFFMITACFIIKDKNNATRGLQDAATQQQQREQRGQIA, from the exons ATGTCGCTAAAACACCAGAAGACATCCTACCAACCGCTCGGAACGGCGGCCGCCATGGACAACCCGGCGATGACCCAGAGCGGCAGCAGTGGGGGCAGTCGGAGCAGCCGGGAGGGACTCTCCGAGACCCACTCGTCACAACAGCTGTTGAGCTCTGACCCCAACAGCATGGAGATTCCGAACATCCCCCTGCCCGCCGCCGTGCCCTCGCGCCTGACCTCCGTGGGCAGGTCACAGTGGTTCACCGTCATCGTTCTCTGCTTCGTCAACCTCATCAACTACATGGACCGCTTCACGATCGCAG GAGTACTGACAGATGTTCGAACTGATTTCGGCATTGGAAATGACAGCGCTGGACTTTTGCAGACCGTATTCGTTATCTCGTATATGGTGTGCGCACCCGTCTTTGGATATCTGGGTGATCGCTACTCCCGCCCCTGGATAAtggcggtgggcgtggccctGTGGAGCACCACCACCCTGCTGGGATCGTATATGGAGAGTTTTGGATGGTTCATCACCTTCCGGGCGCTGGTCGGAATCGGCGAGGCCTCTTACAGCACAATAGCGCCGACGATCATCTCGGATCTCTTTGTGCACGACATGCGGTCCAAGATGCTGGCATTGTTCTACTTTGCCATACCCGTGGGATCCGGTCTGGG ATACATTGTGGGATCCAAGACCGCTCACCTGGCCAACAACTGGCGCTGGGCCCTGAGGGTCACGCCCATTCTGGGCATTGTGGCCGTCCTGCTGATTGTGCTCATCAAGGATCCGGAACGGGGTCACAGTGAGGGGTCGCACAATCTGGAGGCCACCACCTATAGACAGGACATCAAGGCTTTGGTCAAGAACCGCTCGTTTATGCTGTCCACAGCTGGATTTACATGTGTGGCCTTTGTGGCCGGAGCTCTGGCCTGGTGGGGACCTTCCTTCATCTATCTAGGCATGAAGATGCAGCCCGGCAACGAGAACATTGTCCAGGACGA TGTTGCGTTCAACTTTGGAGTCATCACAATGGTGGCAGGCCTGCTGGGCGTGCCCCTGGGCTCGTTCCTATCGCAGTACCTGGTAAAGCGTTATCCCACGGCGGATCCCATAATCTGTGCCTTTGGGCTGCTCCTGAGTGCACCGCTGCTGACGGGCGCCTGTCTCCTGGTGAACAGTAATTCGGCGGGCACCTATGCGCTCATCTTTTTCGGGCAGTTAGCTTTAAATTTGAATTGGGCAATTGTTGCGGACATACTGCTG TATGTGGTGATTCCAACACGTCGCTCTACAGCCGAGGCCTTCCAGATCCTCATCTCACATGCATTGGGCGATGCCGGCAGTCCGTATTTGGTGGGAGCG ATCTCCGAGGCCATCATGAACCACCTGCACAAGAACCCCAGTGATTCTGGTTTGACAAACGAAATGCAGAGCATGTCCCAAGTGGCGGAGAACCCAATAAGTAATGTCACCACGGCACTCATGGAAGCAACCACCAATATGATTGAAACAGTGCGCTCAGCTTCCTCGCTCTCCGATGAA TATACTGACAGGGAGCAGTTTGAGGGATTGCAGTATGCTTTATTCTCCACCAGCTTTGTGGAGGTGCTGGGCGGTATATTCTTTATGATCACCGCCTGTTTTATCATCAAGGACAAGAACAATGCCACGCGAGGATTGCAAG ATGCCGCgactcagcagcagcagcgggagCAGCGCGGTCAGATTGCCTAA
- the LOC119550349 gene encoding protein spinster isoform X2, with translation MSLKHQKTSYQPLGTAAAMDNPAMTQSGSSGGSRSSREGLSETHSSQQLLSSDPNSMEIPNIPLPAAVPSRLTSVGRSQWFTVIVLCFVNLINYMDRFTIAGVLTDVRTDFGIGNDSAGLLQTVFVISYMVCAPVFGYLGDRYSRPWIMAVGVALWSTTTLLGSYMESFGWFITFRALVGIGEASYSTIAPTIISDLFVHDMRSKMLALFYFAIPVGSGLGYIVGSKTAHLANNWRWALRVTPILGIVAVLLIVLIKDPERGHSEGSHNLEATTYRQDIKALVKNRSFMLSTAGFTCVAFVAGALAWWGPSFIYLGMKMQPGNENIVQDDISYKFGLVAMLAGLIGVPLGSFLAQRLRGNYENCDPYICAVGLFISAPMVFAALVVPQTSESLCFFFVFVAQVALNLCWSIVADILLYVVIPTRRSTAEAFQILISHALGDAGSPYLVGAISEAIMNHLHKNPSDSGLTNEMQSMSQVAENPISNVTTALMEATTNMIETVRSASSLSDEYTDREQFEGLQYALFSTSFVEVLGGIFFMITACFIIKDKNNATRGLQDAATQQQQREQRGQIA, from the exons ATGTCGCTAAAACACCAGAAGACATCCTACCAACCGCTCGGAACGGCGGCCGCCATGGACAACCCGGCGATGACCCAGAGCGGCAGCAGTGGGGGCAGTCGGAGCAGCCGGGAGGGACTCTCCGAGACCCACTCGTCACAACAGCTGTTGAGCTCTGACCCCAACAGCATGGAGATTCCGAACATCCCCCTGCCCGCCGCCGTGCCCTCGCGCCTGACCTCCGTGGGCAGGTCACAGTGGTTCACCGTCATCGTTCTCTGCTTCGTCAACCTCATCAACTACATGGACCGCTTCACGATCGCAG GAGTACTGACAGATGTTCGAACTGATTTCGGCATTGGAAATGACAGCGCTGGACTTTTGCAGACCGTATTCGTTATCTCGTATATGGTGTGCGCACCCGTCTTTGGATATCTGGGTGATCGCTACTCCCGCCCCTGGATAAtggcggtgggcgtggccctGTGGAGCACCACCACCCTGCTGGGATCGTATATGGAGAGTTTTGGATGGTTCATCACCTTCCGGGCGCTGGTCGGAATCGGCGAGGCCTCTTACAGCACAATAGCGCCGACGATCATCTCGGATCTCTTTGTGCACGACATGCGGTCCAAGATGCTGGCATTGTTCTACTTTGCCATACCCGTGGGATCCGGTCTGGG ATACATTGTGGGATCCAAGACCGCTCACCTGGCCAACAACTGGCGCTGGGCCCTGAGGGTCACGCCCATTCTGGGCATTGTGGCCGTCCTGCTGATTGTGCTCATCAAGGATCCGGAACGGGGTCACAGTGAGGGGTCGCACAATCTGGAGGCCACCACCTATAGACAGGACATCAAGGCTTTGGTCAAGAACCGCTCGTTTATGCTGTCCACAGCTGGATTTACATGTGTGGCCTTTGTGGCCGGAGCTCTGGCCTGGTGGGGACCTTCCTTCATCTATCTAGGCATGAAGATGCAGCCCGGCAACGAGAACATTGTCCAGGACGA CATCTCGTACAAGTTTGGTCTGGTGGCCATGCTGGCGGGTCTCATCGGAGTTCCGCTGGGCTCCTTTCTTGCCCAAAGGCTGAGGGGCAACTACGAGAACTGTGATCCCTATATCTGTGCGGTGGGACTCTTCATCTCGGCTCCGATGGTATTTGCTGCTCTAGTGGTGCCGCAGACAAGCGAAAGTCTATGCTTTTTCTTCGTATTCGTGGCCCAGGTGGCACTAAACCTGTGCTGGTCCATAGTGGCTGATATCCTACTG TATGTGGTGATTCCAACACGTCGCTCTACAGCCGAGGCCTTCCAGATCCTCATCTCACATGCATTGGGCGATGCCGGCAGTCCGTATTTGGTGGGAGCG ATCTCCGAGGCCATCATGAACCACCTGCACAAGAACCCCAGTGATTCTGGTTTGACAAACGAAATGCAGAGCATGTCCCAAGTGGCGGAGAACCCAATAAGTAATGTCACCACGGCACTCATGGAAGCAACCACCAATATGATTGAAACAGTGCGCTCAGCTTCCTCGCTCTCCGATGAA TATACTGACAGGGAGCAGTTTGAGGGATTGCAGTATGCTTTATTCTCCACCAGCTTTGTGGAGGTGCTGGGCGGTATATTCTTTATGATCACCGCCTGTTTTATCATCAAGGACAAGAACAATGCCACGCGAGGATTGCAAG ATGCCGCgactcagcagcagcagcgggagCAGCGCGGTCAGATTGCCTAA